TCAGTGCTCGCTGGTAATGCGCGCTCGCATAGGGGCTCCCGCGACCCGAGCGCGCCACCAATCCCACGCTCGGGCGCCGGCGAGTGATCGCCATCTCCAGCGCGTCCACAATCAATGCTCTCCGCCGTCGCGCCATCGACCCGCCCACGTTCAGGCGGTTGAACAGGTCCTCAACGGCGGCCTCCACAATACCCGAGCGACGTGACCGACGAGCAATGGGCTTTAGCAAGCCGTTCATTCCCGTGTACCCCGGCGGACAGCCCGAAAGGCCTCGGCCCGGGACGTACTCGATGCCCCAACGCCGTCGGCGGGAAGTACCGACGCCCAAGCCGTTCCGGCCACCGAGGGCGGAGAGGCGCGGGTACGACGCACACAAGAAGGTCAAGGGGTTCAAAAGGCGCGTCGTGGTAGACACGATGGGCCTGCTCGTAGCCGTGACCGTCGTCAGCGACGCCGACGGGACCACGACTCCGTGCGTGCTGGGGAAGGTTCCGGGGCCGAGTTCCCCAGGCTGTAGTTGCTGTGGGCGGACCACAAGTACCACAACCACGGCCTGTATGCGTGGGTCGCACCGCGCGCGGTATGCGATCGCAGTGGTGAGCCGGCCCGAGGGGAAGAAGGGTTGGGTCAAGTTGCCCCGGCGCGCGCCGGGGCTCGAGCGGTGCTGGCGGTTGACCGCGGACCGGGATGAGGAGTACTCGCTCGAGCGAGGCCATGATTCGGTTGGCCATGATCCGGCTCATGCTCCGGCGCCTCCACCCGATCAACGACGACCCCCGTTTCGCTATCGAAAAACCTCGTGGCCGCACATATGGGACAACCCTTACTGGCGATCACCTGACGCGGGGCCGTCCGGTTCCCGCGTCAGGTGATCGCACTGTTTACAGAGGCGGGCCACTGGCGCAACGGGTATGTGCCGGGTACATGGACCGACAACCAACTCGACGCGCACCGGGTTTCGTTCGACGAGCGCCTGCTGAAGTTGGTGCGCTGGCCCCGTTCGGTGCCGGATTACATGTCCCTGGCGAAACACTTGCGGAACCACTTCAAGCAGTGGTTCGTGTTCGCTCCGCGGATCGGGCCGACCAACCGGAAGGCTGAACAGGCTATCCGCCCGGCGGTGGTGAACCGCAAGGTGTGGGGCGGGAACCAGGCGGACGCGGGCGCGAAGGCACAAAGCATATTAATGTCCGTCCTGGAGACGTGTCATCGCCGTGCGCGGTCTGTTGTGGATCACGTCAGCCAGACGTTGCGCTGGTTCGGCAACTGGCTATTACCTCGCCCTGCACTGCTGCCGGGCGCTAAACAAGCACCGTGACGGTACCTTCGAGGAGGTCGATAACACTACTCCGTTAGAAGCCCGCACCGGCGGTCGGGTTCGGGTCTCTAACTGGTCATGAAGACATACACCCCGAACCTCGACGCGGCCGTTCTCGAGCGCCTGCGCGAGTACGCGGCCCTATTTGCCCCCGACTTTCCCCAGGCCAAGCCCGCACGGTGGGCCGGGGTATACCTGCACGGGCTGCTCACCGACGGCGATCGGAAAAGCATCGAACCCCTGTCCCACCGGGTACCGCTGCCCGCCGGGCTGACCAGCACGGACCCCGAACAGGCGCTCCAGCAGTTCGTGAGCCAGAGCCCGTGGGACCACGAGGCCGTCCTGCGCCGCTACCGCGCCCAAGTGGGCGCCACGTTCGCCCACCCCGACGCGGTGTTCGTGATCGACACCACGTTCCCGAAGCAAGGGCGGCACTCGGTCGGGGTGCAAAGGCAATACTGCGGGGCGCTCGGGAAGAAGGCCAATTGCCAGGCCGCGGTCTCGATCCACTACGCCGCCCCGATGGGGCACTACCCACTCGCCTTGCGGCTGTTCCTTCCCGAGTCGTGGGTGGCCGACGCCGGCCGCCTGAAGCGGGCCGGGGTGCCGCAAGAGCACCGCCGGGAGCGCACGAAGGGGCAAATCGCGCTGGACCTGTTGGACCGGGTTCGGGGCGAGGGGTTGCCGGGCCGTGTGGTCCTGGCCGACGCCGGGTACGGTGTGTCCGGGGACTTCCGTCAAGCCCTGGCCGATCGCGGGCTACACTACATCGTCGGGGTGACGGACGAGGCCGTTGTGTTCACCACCCCGCCGGTCTGGGATCGACCGGCGGGACGCGGCAGGGTCGGACCAGCCGGCGGGCGGCCGCAGTCCAACCCCCAGTTGCGGCCAGACTCGCCCCGCCCGGTCCGGTTGCGAGACGTGGCCGCCCGCACCCCGCTCCGGCGGGTGACTTGGCGCGTGGGGACGAAGGGGCGGATGTCGGGCCGGTTCGCCTGGGTGCGGGTATGGCCCGGGTTCGGGTGGAAGCGGGGTGCGTGCGCCGGTTCCGACCCGGTGTGGTTGCTAATCGAGGAGCAGGCCGACGGCGTCAAGTACGCCTTCTCGAACCTGCCGACGGGGACGAGCCGCCTGCGGGCCGTCCGCCTGTGGAAGAGCCGGTGGCATGTGGAACAGGGGTACCAGCAGATGAAGGAGGAGTTGGGTCTGGACCACTTCGAGGGGCGCTCGTGGCGCGGGTTCCACCACCACGCCGCGATGGTTATGCTGGCTTACGGGTTCCTGCTCTTGGAGCGGGAGCGTGCTCGCGTCGAACGGGAGCGGGCGGCCGACGGGCCGAGCCCGCGAAAAAAGGGGAGCCCGAGCCGCCGCTGACACTGCCGGGCATTCGCCGAGCGTTACAGCAGTTGCTCCGACCGGTGGCCAAACCAGATTGCGCCTACTGTCGCTCACGGCGGTCGCACCCGCTCCAGATGTAACGGAGTAGTGCTAAAGGCCTCCCTTTTAACAGCCGGTCTTCGGCGTAGCAAACGGTCGAATAGCACGACACCTTCTTCAAACCCAAGTCGTCGCGGAGTTCGGTAAAGTCCTTGAGGAACGCGACGCCCCGATAGTCGGTCCTGAGGAATGTCCTCAGGGCCAGAACTGCGAACAGTTGGTGCAGCGTGAACTCCTTGCGACTGGTCACCGCCGAATACAACGGCAGCGCGCCCTGAGTCAGGCGCAGAGCGGCCTGCCCCACGGCACGAGAGGATTTGGTCACCGGCGTTAGGGCCTTCGTGCATTATTGGAGCCCTTCACTGACCCGAAAGATTCAACAGAGCATCACTGTCTGCCAGCGGAGAAGATTTTTGCACAAGACGGGTGAGGTGGGTAGGTCCACGAGCGCCGAACATGGACGCGTTTACGGAACCGTGGTGGTGGGGGAACCGCCACATGATCTAGCGGATCAGCCACACATGTTCCCCGTAGTGGGTGCCTCGTGAAACATATCCGCTTTCCAGTCTCAATGCCCTGCAGGAATCCGTATGGCCGAGCGTTGGCAAGTCCTATTGTCTCGCTCACTCGTCGCCGTTCGCCGGTGCTGACGCCGGGGGGGGGCCGAGGTCACCGCGTTCGGTGAGGTGCGGAAGTGAGTAGACGGTTGTCTGCGAGTGTGAGAAAGAGATGAAAGCACCCAGGCCGGTTCGAGATTTCGGTTGAGCGCGAAGCCAGGGTTGAGCAATATGGTGTGTACGCTCAATCCTCCCGCGGCTGCGGGCAATGGTGACTCCCCCTCCGTTGTGCAGGACCGCGAGTGAAACCCGTCCAGGCGCTGGCGCTCGTTCTCATCCCGTGCGCGTGTCTCGTATCCCGGGGCGATCCGCCGACACCCGCGTCCGCCCCGGCCAAAGGCAGCGACGCCAAGCCCGCCGCCTATCAGAAGGACGTTCTCCCCTTCCTGAAAGCCCACTGCCTCGATTGCCACGGGGCGGGAAAGGGTAAGC
This region of Gemmata massiliana genomic DNA includes:
- a CDS encoding DDE-type integrase/transposase/recombinase, translated to MNGLLKPIARRSRRSGIVEAAVEDLFNRLNVGGSMARRRRALIVDALEMAITRRRPSVGLVARSGRGSPYASAHYQRALSAEGIVGRMSGVGPCWDNASVEPLFGRLKCELVSDEAFAARTWSRAGIFG
- a CDS encoding transposase — translated: MIALFTEAGHWRNGYVPGTWTDNQLDAHRVSFDERLLKLVRWPRSVPDYMSLAKHLRNHFKQWFVFAPRIGPTNRKAEQAIRPAVVNRKVWGGNQADAGAKAQSILMSVLETCHRRARSVVDHVSQTLRWFGNWLLPRPALLPGAKQAP
- a CDS encoding IS701 family transposase; protein product: MKTYTPNLDAAVLERLREYAALFAPDFPQAKPARWAGVYLHGLLTDGDRKSIEPLSHRVPLPAGLTSTDPEQALQQFVSQSPWDHEAVLRRYRAQVGATFAHPDAVFVIDTTFPKQGRHSVGVQRQYCGALGKKANCQAAVSIHYAAPMGHYPLALRLFLPESWVADAGRLKRAGVPQEHRRERTKGQIALDLLDRVRGEGLPGRVVLADAGYGVSGDFRQALADRGLHYIVGVTDEAVVFTTPPVWDRPAGRGRVGPAGGRPQSNPQLRPDSPRPVRLRDVAARTPLRRVTWRVGTKGRMSGRFAWVRVWPGFGWKRGACAGSDPVWLLIEEQADGVKYAFSNLPTGTSRLRAVRLWKSRWHVEQGYQQMKEELGLDHFEGRSWRGFHHHAAMVMLAYGFLLLERERARVERERAADGPSPRKKGSPSRR